A window of the Polaribacter batillariae genome harbors these coding sequences:
- the glpQ gene encoding glycerophosphodiester phosphodiesterase codes for MKSILLFLIGLLFISCKETKKQSVMNKKIVIAHRGASGYLPEHTMEAKAMAYAMNPDFIEQDLVLSKDDVPMVIHDIYLDDVTNVAEKFPDRKREDNRYYVIDFTFEELQTLTVSERFNPKTGEQFYKNRFPKGKGNFKLHSFQQEIEMIQGLNKATGKNIGIYPEIKEPEFHKKEGKNLTEIVLKILADYGYKTKKDHCILQCFDAKELERIRKELKSNLFLVQLMEFPEETKQLKHFATYADGIGPWYKQILDKKVNGKWVTTSLVKNAHQLGLKVHPYTFRADQLDEFSTFKEMMQTLLINANVDGAFTDFPDLVVNFVNLNN; via the coding sequence ATGAAATCAATTTTATTATTTTTAATAGGTTTGCTATTCATTTCTTGTAAAGAAACTAAAAAACAATCTGTAATGAACAAAAAAATAGTAATCGCTCACAGAGGTGCTTCTGGCTATTTACCCGAACATACTATGGAAGCAAAAGCCATGGCCTATGCTATGAATCCAGATTTTATCGAACAAGATTTGGTGTTGAGTAAAGATGATGTTCCTATGGTAATTCACGATATTTATTTAGATGATGTTACCAATGTTGCCGAAAAATTTCCTGATAGAAAAAGAGAAGACAACCGCTATTATGTAATTGATTTTACGTTTGAAGAATTACAAACTTTAACAGTTTCCGAACGTTTTAATCCTAAAACTGGCGAACAATTTTATAAAAACAGATTTCCAAAAGGAAAAGGAAATTTTAAACTGCATTCTTTTCAACAAGAAATAGAAATGATACAAGGTTTAAACAAAGCTACTGGGAAAAATATTGGAATTTATCCTGAAATTAAAGAGCCCGAATTTCATAAAAAAGAAGGTAAAAATTTAACTGAAATCGTATTAAAAATACTGGCAGATTATGGTTACAAAACCAAAAAAGACCATTGTATTTTACAATGTTTCGATGCCAAAGAATTAGAGAGAATTCGCAAAGAATTAAAGTCTAACTTATTTTTAGTGCAGTTAATGGAATTCCCAGAAGAAACAAAACAATTAAAGCATTTTGCAACGTACGCAGACGGTATTGGGCCTTGGTACAAACAAATTTTAGACAAAAAAGTAAATGGAAAATGGGTAACAACGTCACTTGTGAAAAATGCACATCAATTAGGTTTAAAAGTGCATCCATATACGTTTAGGGCAGATCAATTAGACGAGTTTTCTACGTTTAAAGAAATGATGCAAACCTTATTAATAAATGCCAATGTCGATGGCGCTTTTACAGATTTTCCAGATTTGGTAGTAAACTTTGTGAATTTAAATAACTAA
- a CDS encoding chloride channel protein: protein MPTKYKILKKVLIWRYKYISERQFVYILSILVGFLAGLGTFILKDFTFLIEELLEGKFIKDYHYSLYFIFPIIGLFLVYSIKKFVIKKEIGHGISTTLHSISKRNGIIERYKIFASLITAPLTVGFGGSAGLQGPAVSTGAALGSNVAQLFHMNAKTRMLLVGCATAGAMSSMFQAPIAAIIFAVEIFSLDLAFASLVPLLLASVSAVISSYFFVGTDVLFGFKLQDVFQVKDIPFYIILAFFTGIASVYFSKMYFAITHFFGRFESSFKKLIIGGITIGIMLYLIPPLYGEGYGLINNLLNGDTAKALKDIPYNIDLQNAYMVVFMLLIIAIFKAIAMTTTFAAGGVGGIFIPTIFMGSALGNAIAKIINQLGFSVSESNFTLIGITGLMAGVLHAPLTAIFLIAEITGGYELFVPLMLVAAISFAFTKYFISNSIYTVELAKRGELITHNKDKNVLMMMRIDKLIETNFKPITPEMTFGEMLKKSVAKSKRNIFPVLDQEKRFLGIVLLDDIRPMMFDQTQYKVATVADFMKSAPEIIFYNDTVEKVMQKFKDSNAWNLPVVKNEKYVGFISKSKLLTAYRNKLIEVTS, encoded by the coding sequence ATGCCAACAAAATATAAAATACTTAAAAAGGTGTTAATTTGGAGATATAAATATATTTCTGAGCGACAATTTGTATATATTTTAAGCATTTTAGTAGGGTTTTTAGCAGGTTTAGGAACTTTTATTTTAAAAGATTTTACTTTTTTAATTGAAGAATTATTAGAAGGAAAATTTATTAAAGATTACCATTACTCACTCTATTTTATTTTTCCAATTATTGGTTTGTTCTTGGTGTATTCGATTAAGAAATTTGTTATTAAAAAAGAAATCGGGCATGGAATTTCTACCACCTTGCATTCCATTTCTAAAAGAAACGGAATTATTGAGCGTTACAAAATATTTGCTTCTTTAATTACTGCTCCATTAACTGTTGGTTTTGGAGGTTCTGCAGGTTTGCAAGGCCCAGCAGTAAGTACAGGAGCCGCTTTGGGTTCTAATGTAGCGCAATTGTTTCATATGAATGCAAAAACCCGAATGTTGTTAGTTGGTTGCGCAACTGCAGGTGCCATGTCTTCGATGTTTCAAGCCCCCATTGCAGCGATTATTTTTGCGGTAGAAATCTTTAGTTTAGACCTGGCTTTTGCTTCTTTAGTTCCGTTATTATTAGCATCGGTTTCTGCTGTAATTTCGTCTTATTTTTTTGTAGGAACAGACGTTTTATTTGGTTTTAAATTGCAAGATGTTTTTCAAGTTAAAGACATTCCTTTTTATATCATTTTAGCTTTTTTTACAGGAATTGCCTCTGTATATTTCTCTAAAATGTATTTTGCCATTACCCATTTTTTTGGGCGTTTCGAAAGTTCGTTTAAAAAACTAATTATTGGTGGAATTACTATTGGAATTATGCTGTATTTAATTCCGCCTTTGTATGGAGAAGGTTATGGACTAATTAACAATTTATTAAACGGAGATACTGCAAAAGCGCTCAAAGATATTCCTTATAATATCGATTTACAAAACGCATATATGGTGGTTTTTATGTTGTTAATTATCGCTATTTTTAAAGCAATTGCCATGACAACTACGTTTGCTGCTGGTGGAGTTGGAGGTATTTTTATTCCAACCATTTTTATGGGCTCTGCCTTAGGAAATGCAATTGCCAAAATTATAAATCAGTTGGGGTTTTCGGTTTCCGAATCGAATTTTACCTTAATTGGTATCACAGGTTTAATGGCAGGAGTTTTACATGCACCACTAACTGCAATTTTCTTAATTGCCGAAATTACTGGAGGTTACGAACTTTTTGTTCCTTTAATGTTAGTAGCTGCCATTAGTTTTGCCTTTACAAAATACTTTATTTCAAACTCCATTTACACAGTAGAATTGGCAAAAAGAGGCGAATTAATAACACACAATAAAGACAAAAATGTGTTAATGATGATGCGAATTGACAAGTTAATCGAAACCAATTTTAAACCCATTACTCCAGAAATGACCTTTGGAGAAATGCTAAAAAAGTCAGTCGCAAAATCAAAAAGAAATATTTTTCCTGTTTTAGATCAAGAAAAACGCTTTTTAGGTATTGTTTTGTTAGATGATATTCGACCAATGATGTTCGACCAAACCCAGTATAAAGTTGCTACTGTTGCCGATTTTATGAAATCGGCCCCAGAAATTATTTTTTATAATGATACTGTGGAAAAAGTAATGCAAAAATTTAAAGACAGTAATGCATGGAATTTGCCAGTGGTTAAAAATGAAAAGTATGTTGGTTTTATCTCTAAATCGAAATTATTAACTGCCTACAGAAATAAACTAATTGAAGTAACTTCTTAG
- a CDS encoding DUF6503 family protein, whose protein sequence is MKKLITFTIFFTSIISFSQEITGEQLLEKAIEFHDPNGNWETFKGEFFVTMEMPKNSPRKSRIRINLPEQYFLVKAVKDTIVTEYAIHKGDCSMAINGNTNPSEELKKKYSLSCKRAKLYKNYYTYLYGLPMKLKDKGTIIHKKVERKMFKGKEYLVLKATYNKEVGKDTWYFYFNPKTYAMEVYQFFKEAKDSGEYILLSGLETINGIKMPKNRAWFYNKDNGYLGTDILSAKNN, encoded by the coding sequence ATGAAAAAACTAATCACATTTACAATCTTTTTCACATCAATAATCTCATTTTCACAAGAAATTACGGGAGAACAATTATTAGAAAAAGCCATTGAATTTCACGATCCAAATGGAAATTGGGAAACCTTTAAAGGCGAATTTTTTGTAACTATGGAAATGCCTAAAAATTCTCCACGAAAAAGTAGAATCCGAATTAATTTACCAGAACAATATTTTTTAGTGAAAGCTGTAAAAGACACCATTGTTACAGAATATGCAATTCATAAAGGCGATTGCAGTATGGCCATTAACGGCAATACAAATCCGTCTGAAGAATTAAAAAAGAAATACAGTTTAAGTTGCAAACGTGCAAAATTGTATAAAAATTATTACACCTATTTATATGGTTTGCCAATGAAGTTGAAAGATAAAGGCACCATTATCCATAAAAAAGTAGAAAGAAAAATGTTTAAAGGAAAAGAGTATTTAGTCTTAAAAGCAACTTATAACAAAGAAGTAGGTAAAGATACTTGGTACTTTTATTTTAATCCAAAAACGTATGCGATGGAAGTATATCAGTTTTTTAAAGAAGCAAAAGATAGTGGAGAATATATTTTATTATCTGGTTTAGAAACCATTAACGGTATAAAAATGCCTAAAAACAGAGCTTGGTTTTATAATAAAGATAATGGTTATTTAGGAACGGATATATTATCAGCAAAAAATAATTAA